The Vigna angularis cultivar LongXiaoDou No.4 chromosome 6, ASM1680809v1, whole genome shotgun sequence genome contains the following window.
TACTacaaatgataataataatacaaataataataataatgctacaaaatttactataaagaataagagaataataattaatggtagataaaaagggataaaataataactttaatatcaAATATGGTAAtagtttgaattaatattatgctaataattataaacaataattaaaatagtatattaatatgtgcttttaaagaggaaaatatgattttctgacaataatgataatcaatgttttgaatattatttaatttattttctaacacCATGACCATTTCTTTCCCGttttattgtcaattaattcacaattaagacAAGATTtccataatattataatgtgtgtatataaatatgCACTCTTTCATAGAATAACGGAATGAACAAATAGAGAGAAGCATGtagaaataatagaaagagaATATAGAAAAAAGTTCTCACCCATAAGGGTTATGCGAACATCAATCatcaaagaagaaagagaagagtaCTGAAAGCTAAAAAAGTATGTCATGTCTACaccattctttttctctttttattgtactctgaagttttttttctaaaggtattttttttcctacacacataatgttttttttaaatcataattttttttataagtatgtgtCGGCCTATGTGAATCCGAACAAATATTTGGTTTAACAAAATTgacatattttttggttttgaagattttgtattttttatttatgtaagaatggtgagaaaaagaaagaaaccgaCCATAGGCGGacaaatacttataaaaaaaattatgatttaaaaaaaacattatgtagtgaaaaaaatacctttagaaaaaaactttatagtacactaaaaagaaaaaaagaatggtGTAGAGGTGACatatctttttagttttcagTACTCTCCTCTTTCTTCATATGATTGCCCAACCCTTATTGGTGAgaacctatttttttttctatactctctttctattatttctgCATGCTTCTCTCTATTTTATTCGTTTCCCTTCTTCTATAACAGAGTGCgcatttatatacacacattataatattatggaAATCTTACCTTAAGTGtgaattaattgaataaaacGGGAAAGAAATGGTGATGGTTgtcagaaaacaaattaaataatattcaaaacattgattatcattattgtcagaaaatcatattttcctctttaaaagcacatattaatatactattttaattattgtttataattattagcataatattaattcaaactattaccatattaaactaacatttcaaaaaatattgtgtttggtattaaagtcattattttatccctttttatccaccattaattattattctcttattctttattatttttaaacttatccggacgaaattgggggTTAgacaaataatatcaaaatacaaataacagtaacaataataatttttgtactATTACtagtattaataattattataataataataacatatagtAACCACAATAATAacactaattttattaattataagaatAGTATtgttactaataataataataataataataataaatatgcgGACATAAATCTTGTAatactcattataaaataattcaggaaaaaaaatgtatgacaTGAATCCAATTTCATAATTAGAAAAGACTCAACAAATATGTAGAGATCATCAATGCACCATGGAACATAGACAACAACACACTCAGTTCAAAGTTCATCATTAACGACCGAACATATTGACGTTTATTAATGATCTGTTTGcaactaatatataaaattacttCAAAAGGAGACAACATATTATGAGATTCTTCATCAAAAGCAACCAAGCATATCATAACATTATCCAGccaacaataaaatattttatgatatacaATGTAGACAATCATTTCATCACATTCCTTCAAGCAAAAATTGAAGGCACACAAGGTTTACCTCCCTCTACCTAGTTTGAAACCTTGTCAAGATTTTACAATGCACATTTTTTTTCCAGATTTTACATTTTTCAGAGAGACGTTGAATAAATTATGATGAtgtgttaaatttaatttaaattagttaaatacattcaattccttttaaattagttaaatacattcaattccttttaaattagttaaatatattcaatttaatttcactcatttttatttcaaattcagACTCAAGTTATCACAACCAATTACTTCGGAAAGAGACTGCTGGATCGTACAACTTCTTTAAAGAGTAATTTCTTTTTAGCAATATTATGTTGAAAAATCAAATAtctaaacattaaattataataataattatttttgtctacCATAACACTCTGAAATGGAATAATATTTTCTAccttaaattgaaaaaaacttAAGATTAAAAAGATGGAATgaaacctaattttttttttactatttgatATAGAATGGAATGGTAGGCCTTGCGTTCCAATACAAAGAAGGCCTTGGGTGCACTCCCGTTAAAAcataacataataatttaatattatttgatattataactattttttattttactgtaatattattattatgattagtatatatttttaaataaattttcatagtgttctaatattattattcttttatatttttggatttgAAAGTAGGCCAGTTCAACTTAGTAGTAAGAGGggtagaaataaaaaaaaagagaactaAAACCCTAACGTCTGAAACTCAGACAACAGAAAGGAGATGGGTGCAGTGAGATTACAGAGTGTAGACGAGAATCAAAATCACAAAATGGAGCGGAGCTGAGAAGAAGCGACGTGATAGGAAAACGCAACAATCAGTGTCGTTTCAGCTCGCTGAATCGCCGCTAAACTCACGGTTTTACATGAGTTTAACCGAGTTTGTTCGAGTTTGCAGGAGCCTACAAAAAACTATTCTACACTTAACTAGGTTCGTGATCTTGATAATTACGGCCagtattgattttgttttagattattgaaaaatgaactggataaatttttttaatcatcaaTTGTTGCACTGGTTGTTGTAAACTTAAAACTGGTGTATATAAACAggacaagaaaaataaatatgcaaTGCAGGTGTGTTCTGAAATGTGAATTTTTATGTGCTAGTTTGATGTAACAGTTCATATAAACTtggtattgtgttttttttttgggggCATCAGGTTGATTTAGCTGAGAGTTTTCCAATTAAGCATTTGTTTCACTGTGTCAATGAGAGGCAATATTGGAATAAGGATCCCAAACCCCACTATTTCAAATGCCACCAGAAGAACGgtagtttcattttcttcatcttctggtTTTGGAAACGGCGGTCGTGGTCGTGGAGGCTCCCTTCCTGGTTCAGGGCCGTTCAATTTGAATGAAAGAGTTCCTGGTAAGCCTAGTTCCAGTGAGCCCAAATCTGACGCCACAGAGTCTCCCATTCCTCCTGGTTTTGGCCATGGCCATGGCCATGGCCGTGGCAAGCTAGTGCCTCAGTCAGGTCTTCATTCTTTCTCATCGTTTTTATCTTCCATAAATCAGCCACCTGCTGGTCGTGGCCGAGCTACTGTGCCTCACCGTGAAAGTGATTTTCAGCCACCTGCTGGTCGTGGCCGAGCTACTGTACCTCAACCTCCAAACGATTTGGGGCCACCAGAACCCAAAAAGCCCATTTTTTTCAGAAGAGAGGACAGTGTATTTCCAGCAGCGACAGATGGTGTTCCTGTTGATGTTGAGCATGTTAACAAACTTCCAGGTAGCATACTAGAAGTGTTGTCTGGATTTGGACGGGGGAAGCCCATGAAGCAGCCAGATCCGGAAACGCGAGCTACAGAAGACAACAGGCATCTTCGCCCTCCGCGAGCTCCTGGTGCAGCTGCATCCGACACTTTGTCTGAGAAACAACCAATACCAAGCCGGGATGATGCAGTGAGGAATGCACGGAGATTTTTGTTAAGAGGTGACGACGATGGAAGTGGCCCTGGAAGAGGAAGAGAATTTAGAGGGAGAGGTGGGCTTGGCAGAGGCAGGGGCAGAGGCAGAGGTCGAGGCATGGGAAGAGGAGGATTCAGAGGGAGGGATGTGGATGAAAGACGTGGAAAACAAATGGATGCCGAGGATTCATATGCTACAGGGCTATATGTTGGAGATGATGCAGATGGTGAGAAATTAGCCAAAAAGTTTGGGCCAGAGATAATGAATCAGTTAACTGAAGGATTTGAGGAGATGGCTTGTAGAGTTTTGCCATCGCCATTAGAGGATGAGTATTTGGATGCGGTAGACATCAATTATGCAGTAAGTGGTTTCTACAGacatcattatttatttgttgagACATAATTAGAGGTAGCGGAAGTATAATTTTGTCGCTTAGCTGCATATAGGGAAATTCTCCAGTCTTAATTGAATTGCTATAGGAAACTCATTATAATCATCCAATTCTCTAGATCTAAAGACAACATTTCTTTCGGGGAAGTTTTGTGAGCCAAACTCCTATTTTATGTTTAGTACCCATATTTCcatgtttaattgtttgtatttttttcgcTTCTTTATTGATTATTGCAGATTGAATTTGAGCCGGAATATTTGGTGGAGTTTGATAATCCAGATATTGATGAGAAGGAACCAATTCCACTTCGGGATGCACTTGAGAAGATGAAACCATTCTTGATGGCATATGAGGGGATCCAAAGTCAGGAAGAGTGGGAGgtatattttgttgttaatcTTATCCATTATCCTTGCCTTATGCCTTAGGATTCTAACCGTAACACTAATTGCAAATGTTTCGGGGCACAAGTTTTGATActgatgtttgttgttttttttttttgaacttttaattCATCACTATCTTCTTCAACAGTAATT
Protein-coding sequences here:
- the LOC108341019 gene encoding uncharacterized protein LOC108341019 produces the protein MRGNIGIRIPNPTISNATRRTVVSFSSSSGFGNGGRGRGGSLPGSGPFNLNERVPGKPSSSEPKSDATESPIPPGFGHGHGHGRGKLVPQSGLHSFSSFLSSINQPPAGRGRATVPHRESDFQPPAGRGRATVPQPPNDLGPPEPKKPIFFRREDSVFPAATDGVPVDVEHVNKLPGSILEVLSGFGRGKPMKQPDPETRATEDNRHLRPPRAPGAAASDTLSEKQPIPSRDDAVRNARRFLLRGDDDGSGPGRGREFRGRGGLGRGRGRGRGRGMGRGGFRGRDVDERRGKQMDAEDSYATGLYVGDDADGEKLAKKFGPEIMNQLTEGFEEMACRVLPSPLEDEYLDAVDINYAIEFEPEYLVEFDNPDIDEKEPIPLRDALEKMKPFLMAYEGIQSQEEWEEIMEETMARVPLLKKIVDHYSGPDRVTAKKQQEELERVAKTLPENAPSSLKQFTSRAVVSLQSNPGWGFDKKCHFMDKLVWEASRHYK